One part of the Mariniflexile litorale genome encodes these proteins:
- a CDS encoding peptidylprolyl isomerase — MIKKLLFAAIISISAFLNAQSSTEKELEFIETPEQINEYLALKKSKENKLITFNEEKHKTIFAKELFELSKGSIKTVRSNFNKTIYKVVEKTKKTYYRVAYVYLDGTKYSINELNTLRTKIIKDYKNGESFDYLAKRYSMDKNGNKGGDIGWFTQGDMHPGFENKIIYGNHNLNDIFTIDVPDKNWYYVILKTHEPKDISEIKVLKIVEALD, encoded by the coding sequence ATGATAAAAAAATTACTTTTTGCAGCAATCATTAGTATTTCTGCTTTTCTAAATGCCCAAAGTTCAACCGAAAAAGAATTAGAATTTATTGAAACACCCGAGCAGATTAATGAATATCTCGCATTAAAAAAATCAAAAGAAAATAAATTGATTACTTTTAATGAAGAAAAGCACAAAACCATATTTGCTAAAGAACTTTTTGAGCTTTCTAAAGGAAGTATTAAAACCGTAAGATCCAACTTCAATAAAACAATTTATAAAGTTGTTGAAAAAACGAAAAAAACCTATTACAGAGTGGCTTATGTTTATTTGGATGGTACAAAATACAGTATAAACGAATTAAATACTTTAAGAACTAAAATAATTAAAGACTACAAAAATGGAGAGTCTTTCGATTATTTAGCAAAGCGCTATTCTATGGATAAAAACGGTAATAAAGGTGGCGATATAGGCTGGTTTACACAAGGTGATATGCATCCTGGATTTGAAAACAAAATTATATATGGCAATCATAATTTGAATGATATATTCACTATAGATGTTCCTGACAAAAACTGGTATTATGTGATATTAAAAACCCATGAACCAAAAGATATTTCAGAAATTAAAGTACTAAAAATTGTAGAAGCACTCGATTAA
- the tsaD gene encoding tRNA (adenosine(37)-N6)-threonylcarbamoyltransferase complex transferase subunit TsaD, translating to MPSQNIYILGIESSCDDTAASVIHNGRILSNIVANQKIHEEYGGVVPELASRAHQQNIVPVVSQALKKANITKEQLHAIAFTRGPGLMGSLLVGTSFAKSLAYGLDIPLIDVNHMQGHILAHFIDEDGFNKPPFPFLAMTISGGHTQIVKVDSYFDMTVIGETIDDAVGEAFDKSGKILGLGYPAGPEIDKRAKLGNPKAFKFTKPKVAGLNFSFSGLKTAILYFIQNQTKANPKFIEENLNDVCASIQYTIIGILIDKLKLASKQTGIKHIAIGGGVSANSGIRLALKDGEQKFGWTTYIPKFEFTTDNAAMIAIVGYLKYLDGDFSEQNVSASARLKI from the coding sequence ATGCCTTCACAAAATATTTATATTCTAGGAATTGAGTCTTCTTGCGATGATACAGCCGCTTCTGTTATACACAATGGACGTATTTTAAGCAACATTGTTGCGAACCAAAAAATACATGAAGAATATGGTGGTGTGGTACCCGAATTAGCTTCCAGAGCACACCAACAAAACATTGTGCCCGTGGTTTCGCAAGCCTTAAAAAAAGCCAATATAACCAAAGAACAATTGCATGCCATTGCCTTTACAAGAGGTCCCGGACTTATGGGGTCGTTATTGGTTGGAACCTCGTTCGCTAAATCGTTAGCTTATGGATTGGATATTCCGCTTATTGATGTAAACCACATGCAGGGGCATATTTTAGCACATTTTATTGATGAAGATGGGTTTAACAAACCACCTTTTCCGTTTTTAGCCATGACCATTTCTGGCGGGCATACCCAAATTGTTAAAGTTGATAGTTATTTTGATATGACCGTTATTGGTGAAACTATTGACGATGCTGTTGGTGAAGCCTTTGATAAAAGTGGGAAAATTCTTGGTTTAGGTTATCCCGCAGGACCAGAAATTGATAAACGTGCCAAATTAGGAAACCCGAAAGCTTTTAAATTTACAAAACCAAAAGTAGCTGGATTGAATTTTAGCTTTTCTGGGTTAAAAACAGCTATTCTTTATTTTATTCAGAATCAAACCAAAGCGAATCCTAAATTTATTGAAGAAAACTTAAATGATGTTTGTGCTTCCATTCAATATACCATCATTGGGATTTTAATTGATAAATTGAAACTTGCTTCCAAACAAACGGGTATTAAACACATTGCTATTGGTGGTGGCGTTTCGGCAAATTCTGGTATTCGTCTAGCCTTAAAAGATGGCGAGCAAAAATTTGGATGGACAACCTACATACCAAAATTTGAATTTACTACCGATAATGCGGCTATGATTGCCATTGTTGGGTATTTAAAATATTTAGATGGTGATTTCTCAGAACAAAATGTGTCAGCTTCCGCTAGGTTAAAGATTTAA
- a CDS encoding translocation/assembly module TamB domain-containing protein — protein MLLLFIILVLVFSIPAVQTRLGKYATKRLNDEFKTNININKVSLQLNGDVELKNIYIEDYKQDTLINIAELNTSIISISNLINGKLTFGDIDVEDLVFNIKTYKGEVETNLDVFVHKFEDDNPRKTASTFLLSSSDVSIYNGIFRLLDENRETTQLLEFTKLNINATNFLINGSDVSARINTLAFNDSRGLVMKNMMTDFAYTLTGMTFANLNAKTQHSVLKGDLNFSYDREDLQYFTDKVLVTASFKDSNIFLDEINVFYNEFGQNQSVELSVDLYGTLNNLQTINLKLNANSNTEVDGDIIFKNLFNKEEGNFYMNGNFRNLSSNYKDLKAMLPNILGASIPSSFDKLGKFTIVGNSQVTASTVHANIQIDTELGYVDSNLQISKINDIDNASYSGKVAFESFDIGTFLNDPLFGKTSLNFDVKGYGFTAKNLNTQVKGDVYELEFNKYNYTGIKVIGNVRNKIFDGNLIANDKNLRLNFLGLVDFSEKVKKYDFEAHVDYANLKTLNFIKKDSLSHFSSNVKMNMNSSSLDDAYGKISFKNTVYKNQNDTYYFDKFDLTSRFEDDIRLIEIKSPDIIEGELKGRFIVNDIKKLFENSLGYIYTNYIPHKIKTNQSIDFNFKIYNKIVEVFYPEIELGKNTYIKGRVENDQRQFKLTFKSPQIKLLDYFANNIELQVDNSNPLFNTYVEVDSLKTKYYNVSKFSLINVTVNDTLFMRSEFTGGKRNTDIYNLSFYHTINKEKESVIGFKKSDITIKDNMWYINERKDSFNKISFNNTFTKFNIDNFVINHGKEEIKLSGFIKDSTQKDLKLDFKNVDLIKIVPEIDNLKLAGNVNGKLDILQKNGNYLPNSNIVIDNLKVNDVDFGSFDAHIKGNQNLTNYNVDVTIKDEVNKTFRAIGDINVSGKQSNINVNVEFDAFNLKPLNPFLSNVLSNIRGLATGKVNVVGNLKKPNINGDLILDKAGMGVPYLNVDYQFANNSSVTLKNQSFIFNKVQLTDTKHKSKGQVNGSLSHVNFSKWHLDLNLSTSKLLVLDTKAAEDVLYYGTGFIGGRASISGPTDQLVISVVGETKPGTFFKIPLSDTESFGDNTYIHFITKEEKEARRLGKDVVFDEIKGLELDFDLDLTEDAEVEIIIDKNSGHSLKGRGRGGLLVEINTNGKFNMWGDFSVFEGVYNFAYGGLIQKEFSVQPGGTIAWEGDPLKAQIDMLAIYKTQANPSPLLDNPINRSIPVELNISLTGDLERPNPIYDFKFPTVSSTVKSELQYRLESDNDKQNQALYLLSTGSFSRGLSELNFSGTIAERLNGIINGIFTTGDSKLNIGLNYEAGQNRPDYQTDDRFGVTLQTQISDRVIINGKVGVPVGGAGASETVIAGDVEINFLLNDEGTLTANVFNRENSIRNFGEKVGYTQGVGLSYSVDFDTFKELLQNFFKSAKKEEEITIETEAEKETNILPEFIKLKPTSQK, from the coding sequence TTGTTGCTGCTTTTCATCATTTTGGTGTTAGTGTTTTCTATTCCTGCTGTTCAAACCCGTTTAGGTAAATATGCAACAAAGCGCCTTAACGATGAGTTTAAAACCAATATAAATATTAATAAAGTGAGCTTGCAGTTAAATGGTGATGTCGAGCTTAAAAATATTTATATTGAAGATTATAAGCAAGATACTCTTATAAATATAGCCGAATTAAATACATCCATTATAAGTATAAGCAATTTAATTAATGGTAAATTGACTTTTGGAGATATTGATGTGGAAGATTTGGTTTTTAATATTAAAACGTATAAAGGGGAAGTAGAAACCAATTTAGATGTTTTTGTTCATAAATTTGAAGACGATAATCCAAGAAAAACGGCGAGCACATTTTTATTATCGTCTAGTGATGTATCTATTTATAATGGTATTTTTAGATTACTCGATGAAAACAGAGAAACCACACAATTATTAGAGTTTACTAAGCTAAATATTAATGCCACTAATTTTTTAATTAATGGAAGTGATGTGAGTGCTAGAATAAATACACTGGCTTTTAACGATAGCAGAGGTTTGGTTATGAAAAACATGATGACCGATTTTGCCTATACACTTACAGGTATGACCTTTGCTAATCTAAATGCTAAAACACAACATTCGGTTTTAAAAGGCGATTTAAATTTCTCTTACGATAGAGAAGATTTACAATATTTTACCGATAAGGTTTTGGTGACCGCCAGCTTTAAGGATTCTAATATTTTTTTAGATGAAATTAATGTGTTTTATAACGAGTTTGGGCAAAATCAATCGGTTGAATTAAGTGTTGATTTGTATGGAACTTTAAATAATTTACAAACCATCAACTTAAAGTTAAATGCCAACAGTAATACAGAAGTTGATGGTGATATTATTTTTAAAAATCTGTTTAACAAGGAAGAAGGAAATTTTTACATGAATGGAAATTTCCGAAATTTATCTTCTAATTATAAAGATTTAAAAGCAATGTTGCCCAATATTTTAGGGGCTTCCATTCCATCATCATTTGATAAATTAGGAAAATTCACTATTGTAGGAAATTCGCAGGTAACGGCTTCAACAGTTCATGCAAATATTCAAATTGATACCGAATTAGGTTATGTAGACTCCAATTTACAAATCTCAAAAATAAATGATATTGATAATGCATCCTACAGCGGTAAGGTAGCCTTTGAAAGTTTCGATATTGGAACCTTTTTAAACGATCCCCTTTTTGGGAAAACTTCATTAAATTTTGATGTTAAAGGTTATGGTTTTACTGCAAAAAACTTAAATACCCAAGTTAAAGGTGATGTATATGAATTAGAATTCAATAAGTATAATTACACAGGAATAAAAGTAATAGGAAATGTTAGGAATAAAATTTTTGACGGGAATTTAATTGCAAACGATAAAAATTTAAGATTAAACTTTTTAGGACTTGTGGATTTTTCTGAAAAAGTAAAGAAATATGATTTTGAAGCGCATGTTGATTATGCCAATTTAAAGACTCTTAACTTTATAAAGAAAGATAGCTTATCTCATTTTAGTAGTAATGTTAAAATGAATATGAATAGTAGTAGTCTTGATGATGCCTACGGAAAAATTTCTTTTAAAAACACGGTTTATAAAAATCAAAACGACACATATTATTTTGATAAATTTGATTTAACTTCTAGATTTGAAGATGATATTCGTCTTATAGAAATCAAATCGCCCGATATCATAGAAGGTGAACTTAAAGGGCGTTTTATTGTTAATGACATTAAAAAGCTTTTTGAAAATTCTTTAGGATATATTTACACCAATTACATTCCGCACAAAATAAAAACCAATCAAAGTATTGATTTCAATTTTAAAATTTACAATAAAATAGTAGAAGTATTTTACCCAGAAATTGAGTTGGGAAAAAACACTTATATAAAAGGGAGAGTTGAGAACGATCAAAGACAATTTAAACTCACGTTCAAATCACCCCAAATTAAATTACTAGATTATTTCGCCAATAATATCGAATTACAAGTAGATAATAGTAATCCTCTTTTTAATACTTACGTAGAAGTAGATAGTTTAAAGACAAAGTATTATAATGTTTCTAAATTCAGTTTAATTAATGTTACCGTAAACGACACGCTATTTATGCGTTCGGAGTTTACAGGCGGTAAACGTAATACGGATATTTATAACTTAAGTTTCTATCATACTATTAATAAAGAAAAAGAATCGGTTATAGGGTTTAAAAAATCGGACATCACTATAAAAGATAATATGTGGTATATTAATGAAAGGAAAGACAGTTTTAATAAAATTTCTTTCAACAACACATTTACAAAATTCAATATCGATAATTTTGTAATTAACCACGGAAAGGAAGAAATTAAACTGTCAGGCTTTATAAAAGATTCCACACAAAAGGATTTAAAACTCGATTTTAAAAATGTTGATCTTATTAAAATCGTTCCAGAAATAGATAATTTAAAGTTAGCAGGAAACGTTAATGGTAAGTTAGATATACTACAAAAAAATGGCAATTATTTGCCAAATTCAAATATAGTTATAGATAACCTTAAAGTTAATGATGTCGATTTTGGATCTTTTGATGCCCATATTAAAGGCAATCAAAACTTAACTAATTATAATGTTGATGTTACCATAAAAGACGAAGTGAATAAAACATTTAGGGCTATAGGAGATATTAATGTAAGCGGAAAACAATCAAACATTAATGTAAATGTAGAATTCGACGCTTTTAATTTAAAACCTCTAAACCCTTTTTTAAGTAATGTATTATCTAATATAAGAGGACTTGCCACAGGAAAAGTAAATGTAGTAGGTAATCTAAAAAAGCCAAATATTAATGGAGACCTTATTTTAGATAAGGCGGGTATGGGGGTGCCGTATCTTAATGTCGATTATCAGTTTGCCAACAACTCTTCGGTTACCCTTAAAAACCAAAGTTTTATTTTTAATAAGGTTCAGCTAACCGATACAAAGCATAAATCTAAAGGTCAGGTAAATGGTTCATTAAGCCACGTGAATTTTTCAAAATGGCATTTAGATTTAAATTTAAGTACGTCAAAATTATTGGTTTTAGACACTAAAGCCGCCGAAGACGTTTTGTATTATGGTACAGGTTTTATAGGAGGTAGGGCCAGTATTTCAGGTCCCACAGACCAGTTGGTAATAAGCGTTGTAGGAGAAACAAAACCGGGTACTTTCTTTAAAATTCCGTTAAGTGATACCGAATCTTTTGGTGATAACACCTATATACATTTTATAACAAAAGAAGAAAAGGAAGCCAGAAGGTTGGGAAAAGATGTTGTTTTTGATGAAATAAAAGGACTTGAATTAGATTTTGATTTAGATCTTACCGAAGATGCCGAAGTTGAAATTATCATAGATAAAAACTCTGGACATTCATTAAAAGGACGTGGTCGGGGAGGTTTATTAGTAGAGATAAATACCAATGGTAAATTTAATATGTGGGGAGATTTCTCGGTATTCGAAGGGGTTTATAATTTTGCATATGGTGGTCTTATTCAAAAAGAATTTTCAGTACAACCTGGTGGTACGATTGCTTGGGAGGGCGACCCACTAAAAGCACAAATAGATATGCTTGCTATTTATAAAACACAAGCCAACCCATCTCCATTATTAGATAATCCAATTAATAGAAGTATTCCAGTAGAATTGAATATTAGCCTAACAGGCGATTTGGAACGCCCCAATCCCATATACGATTTTAAGTTTCCTACCGTAAGTTCTACCGTAAAATCTGAATTGCAATACAGGCTAGAATCCGACAACGATAAACAAAACCAAGCCTTATATTTATTATCTACAGGCTCTTTCTCTAGAGGGTTAAGCGAGCTTAATTTTTCTGGTACTATTGCAGAACGACTCAATGGTATTATTAACGGAATATTCACTACAGGAGATAGTAAACTTAATATTGGGTTAAATTATGAAGCAGGCCAAAACAGGCCAGATTACCAAACCGATGATCGTTTTGGGGTTACCTTACAAACCCAAATTAGCGATCGCGTAATTATTAATGGAAAAGTAGGTGTGCCAGTAGGTGGTGCTGGTGCATCAGAAACCGTTATAGCAGGCGACGTAGAAATAAACTTTTTGTTGAACGATGAAGGAACTTTAACGGCCAACGTATTTAATAGAGAAAACAGTATTCGTAATTTTGGAGAAAAAGTAGGTTATACACAAGGTGTGGGACTTTCGTATAGTGTAGATTTTGACACCTTTAAAGAATTGCTTCAAAACTTTTTTAAAAGCGCTAAAAAAGAAGAAGAAATTACTATTGAAACAGAAGCAGAAAAAGAAACTAATATCCTTCCGGAATTTATAAAATTAAAGCCTACTTCACAGAAATAA
- the pfkA gene encoding 6-phosphofructokinase produces the protein MSKTIKKIAVLTSGGDSPGMNAAIRAVVRTCAYHEIECFGVYRGYEGLIEGDFQKMDARSVKGIINKGGTFLKSARSKEFRTKEGRQQAYNKLIEAEIDGLVAIGGDGTFTGAMVFNQEFGFPVIGIPGTIDNDIVGTTNTLGFDTALNTVVDAIDKIRDTASSHNRLFFVEVMGRDVGHIALNAGIAGGAEEILIPEEDLGLDRLVESLNRSRKSGKTSSIVIVAEGDKIGKNIFELKDFVDENLEGYDVRVSVLGHMQRGGAPSCFDRVLASRMGVKAVESLLEGKSTYMVGLLNGKMELTPLEKAIKGKTKINLELLRVSDIMST, from the coding sequence ATGTCAAAAACAATAAAAAAAATTGCTGTTTTAACATCGGGAGGTGATTCTCCAGGAATGAATGCAGCTATTCGTGCTGTCGTTAGAACATGTGCTTACCATGAGATTGAATGCTTTGGTGTTTATCGTGGCTATGAAGGTTTGATCGAGGGCGATTTCCAAAAAATGGATGCTAGAAGCGTAAAAGGCATCATAAATAAAGGAGGTACATTCTTAAAATCAGCACGCTCCAAAGAATTCCGTACAAAAGAAGGCAGACAACAAGCATATAATAAATTAATTGAGGCTGAAATTGATGGATTGGTAGCAATAGGAGGGGATGGAACTTTTACAGGTGCTATGGTGTTTAACCAAGAATTTGGTTTTCCAGTTATAGGCATTCCAGGTACTATTGATAATGATATTGTAGGAACCACAAATACTTTAGGCTTCGATACCGCTTTAAATACGGTTGTAGATGCTATTGATAAAATTAGAGATACAGCCAGTTCACATAACAGATTGTTTTTTGTAGAGGTTATGGGGCGCGATGTAGGACATATAGCTTTAAATGCTGGTATTGCTGGTGGAGCCGAAGAAATATTAATACCTGAAGAAGATTTAGGTTTAGATCGCTTGGTAGAATCTTTAAATAGAAGTAGAAAATCGGGAAAAACATCAAGTATCGTCATTGTTGCTGAAGGAGATAAAATTGGAAAAAACATTTTTGAGTTAAAAGATTTTGTTGATGAAAACTTAGAGGGCTACGATGTACGTGTATCTGTTCTTGGGCACATGCAACGTGGTGGAGCTCCATCGTGTTTCGATCGTGTTTTAGCAAGTAGAATGGGTGTAAAAGCTGTTGAGTCTTTATTGGAAGGAAAATCAACTTATATGGTTGGTTTACTTAATGGTAAAATGGAGTTAACTCCGTTAGAAAAAGCCATTAAAGGAAAAACAAAAATAAATTTAGAATTACTGCGTGTCTCAGACATTATGAGCACTTAA
- the gap gene encoding type I glyceraldehyde-3-phosphate dehydrogenase, whose translation MSKLKLGINGFGRIGRIAFRVAASRPEIEIVGINDLLDVEHLAYLLKYDSVHGRFNGTVEVKNGNLVVNGNEIRITAERNPEDLKWDAVGAEVVLDCTGIFTTLEGAQKHITAGAKKVAISAPSADAPMFVMGVNNKKITAADTIVSNASCTTNCLAPLAKVINDNFGIIEGLMTTVHATTATQLTVDGPSRKDWRGGRSALANIIPSSTGAAKAVGKVIPELNGKLTGMAFRVPTPDVSVVDLTVRTEKSATWAEVKAVLKKASESGDLKGVLGYTEEAVVSQDFVSESMTSIFDADASIALNDNFFKLVSWYDNEFGYSTKLVDLAQYISKI comes from the coding sequence ATGTCAAAATTAAAATTAGGAATTAACGGATTTGGTAGAATAGGTAGAATTGCTTTTAGAGTAGCTGCAAGCAGACCAGAAATTGAAATAGTTGGTATTAACGATTTATTGGATGTAGAGCATTTAGCTTACTTATTAAAGTATGATTCAGTACATGGTCGTTTTAACGGTACTGTAGAAGTAAAAAACGGTAATTTAGTAGTAAACGGAAATGAAATAAGAATTACTGCAGAACGTAACCCAGAAGATTTAAAATGGGATGCTGTTGGAGCAGAAGTAGTTTTAGATTGTACTGGTATCTTCACAACTTTAGAAGGTGCTCAAAAGCACATTACGGCAGGTGCTAAAAAAGTAGCAATTTCTGCACCATCGGCAGATGCGCCAATGTTTGTAATGGGTGTGAATAATAAAAAAATAACAGCTGCAGATACGATTGTTTCTAATGCATCTTGTACAACTAACTGTTTAGCGCCTTTAGCTAAAGTTATTAATGATAACTTCGGAATTATTGAAGGTTTAATGACAACGGTTCACGCAACTACTGCAACTCAATTAACTGTTGATGGTCCTTCAAGAAAAGACTGGAGAGGTGGTCGTAGTGCTTTAGCAAACATCATCCCTTCATCTACAGGTGCTGCAAAAGCAGTAGGTAAAGTAATTCCAGAATTAAACGGAAAATTAACTGGTATGGCTTTTAGAGTTCCAACTCCAGATGTTTCTGTAGTAGATTTAACAGTTAGAACTGAAAAATCTGCAACATGGGCAGAAGTGAAAGCTGTATTGAAAAAAGCGTCTGAATCAGGAGATTTAAAAGGTGTTTTAGGATATACTGAAGAAGCGGTTGTATCTCAAGATTTTGTTTCAGAATCTATGACAAGTATCTTTGATGCCGATGCGAGTATTGCTTTAAATGATAATTTCTTTAAATTAGTATCTTGGTACGATAATGAATTTGGATACTCAACTAAATTAGTTGATCTTGCACAATATATTAGTAAAATATAA
- a CDS encoding BadF/BadG/BcrA/BcrD ATPase family protein, with the protein MILIVDSGSTKSDWIAVDNNGKKLLEKLRTKGLNPEILKADKIKKIIKKNPDLKAHRKEVTHVFFYGAGCGTDRAKDIVYSVLKEVFLNAIVKVEEDTMAAVYGTISHDTEAAVVCILGTGSNCSYFDGSVLHQRVQSLGYILMDDASGNYYGKELIRDYYFNLMPEAIKVAFGSKYNMEADYIKYNIYKQPNPNAYLANFAEFIFLNKDSEYIVELIKKGIRVFVKNYIMQYTEVIKTVPVHFAGSIAFFAQKEIKEVADEMGFTVGNFERRPIEGLVAFHTKKLQTT; encoded by the coding sequence ATGATTTTAATTGTTGATAGTGGTTCTACAAAAAGCGACTGGATTGCGGTAGATAATAATGGGAAAAAACTTCTAGAAAAGTTACGCACCAAAGGTCTCAATCCCGAGATTTTAAAAGCGGACAAAATAAAAAAGATAATTAAGAAAAATCCCGACCTAAAAGCGCATAGAAAAGAAGTGACTCACGTCTTTTTTTATGGAGCGGGCTGTGGAACAGATCGTGCTAAAGATATAGTCTATAGTGTTTTAAAAGAAGTCTTTTTAAATGCTATTGTAAAAGTTGAAGAAGATACCATGGCTGCGGTTTATGGTACCATCTCACACGATACCGAAGCCGCTGTAGTTTGTATTTTAGGAACAGGTTCTAATTGCAGTTATTTTGATGGCAGCGTGCTACATCAACGTGTACAATCGTTAGGCTATATTTTGATGGATGATGCCTCAGGAAATTATTACGGAAAAGAATTAATTAGAGATTATTATTTCAACCTGATGCCAGAAGCTATCAAAGTGGCATTTGGTAGTAAATACAATATGGAAGCCGATTATATTAAATACAATATATACAAGCAACCAAACCCTAACGCGTATTTAGCAAACTTTGCTGAGTTCATCTTTTTAAACAAAGATTCTGAATACATTGTAGAGCTTATTAAAAAAGGAATTCGGGTGTTTGTAAAAAATTACATCATGCAATATACCGAGGTTATTAAAACCGTTCCTGTGCATTTTGCAGGTTCTATTGCGTTCTTTGCCCAAAAAGAAATTAAAGAAGTGGCAGATGAAATGGGCTTTACAGTTGGTAATTTCGAACGCAGACCTATTGAAGGTTTGGTAGCTTTTCACACCAAAAAGCTACAAACTACATAA
- a CDS encoding ATP-binding cassette domain-containing protein, translated as MKNHIAIYISNNDDKLLLIERIISGSTFKELTNLKYALFSEITLNKFIEEEMIHGQFDVQTDTKNSLLHSSEGERKKALLHHIISQNPDYIITDNVFGNLDVEKQAAIEKTLTTLSNKTLIVQITNRKEEILPFINKVYTVEGHALVPFNKQVAKDINTPIRFVEALPKPYRPIADNINPLIKFNKVSVAYQDRPILNAISWEIKRGEFWQLLGANGAGKSTMLSMIYGDNPKAYGQDITLFGVKKGSGESVWDIKRKIGYFSSEMLRGFKRLDSIANMIVSGFFDSVGLYKEPTNEQINITEQWLHVLNMYPIRKQNFLELSKGHQRLVLIARAMVKHPPLLILDEPTNGLDDFDVNLFTELINKIAKETDTAILYVSHRKEAGLNPDFMYQLTPNPTGSTGKQES; from the coding sequence TTGAAAAATCACATAGCCATTTACATTTCAAATAATGATGATAAACTTCTGCTTATAGAACGCATCATTTCAGGAAGTACATTTAAAGAATTAACAAACTTAAAGTACGCTCTCTTTTCAGAAATCACACTGAATAAATTCATTGAAGAAGAAATGATTCATGGTCAATTTGATGTGCAAACCGATACAAAAAACAGTTTACTGCATTCTTCAGAAGGGGAACGTAAAAAAGCATTACTCCATCACATCATTTCACAAAATCCCGATTATATTATTACCGACAATGTGTTTGGCAATTTAGATGTAGAAAAACAAGCAGCCATTGAAAAAACATTAACGACATTGAGTAATAAAACACTCATTGTTCAAATAACCAATAGAAAAGAAGAAATTCTGCCCTTTATAAATAAAGTTTATACAGTAGAAGGCCATGCGCTTGTGCCATTTAATAAACAAGTAGCTAAAGATATAAATACCCCAATACGTTTTGTGGAAGCTTTACCAAAGCCCTACCGTCCTATAGCCGATAACATCAATCCCTTAATTAAATTCAATAAGGTATCGGTTGCATATCAAGATCGGCCTATTTTAAATGCCATTTCCTGGGAAATTAAACGCGGCGAATTTTGGCAATTACTAGGCGCTAATGGGGCGGGTAAAAGTACCATGTTAAGCATGATATATGGCGATAATCCCAAAGCATACGGACAAGATATCACCCTATTTGGAGTTAAAAAGGGGAGTGGTGAGAGCGTTTGGGATATAAAAAGGAAAATTGGTTATTTTTCTTCGGAAATGCTACGTGGTTTTAAACGCTTAGATTCTATTGCAAATATGATTGTGTCTGGTTTTTTCGATTCGGTTGGGCTTTATAAAGAACCCACCAACGAGCAAATTAATATTACCGAGCAGTGGCTGCATGTTTTAAATATGTATCCTATTAGAAAACAAAACTTTTTAGAGCTATCCAAAGGACACCAACGTCTGGTATTAATAGCCAGAGCCATGGTAAAACACCCACCATTACTTATTTTGGACGAACCTACTAACGGATTAGACGATTTTGATGTGAACCTGTTCACAGAACTCATCAATAAAATAGCCAAAGAAACCGATACCGCTATTTTATACGTATCACACCGAAAGGAAGCGGGCTTAAATCCGGATTTTATGTACCAACTCACTCCAAACCCAACAGGCTCCACAGGAAAACAAGAATCTTAA
- a CDS encoding Crp/Fnr family transcriptional regulator, with amino-acid sequence MKELIEYILQFGTLNKQQIDLIISKSKELTLQKDDYFSEAGKVPKQVGFVVKGVVRGCYYNNKGEEVTRCFISENSLMVDYVNFEADTVSSEYLQACTDCKLVVFSKQNWEELSQIIVGWDHIKNKMVQICMYEKSRKGPVISQDATTRYLEFMENYPSLINRVPLIHIASYLGVTQQSLSRIRKNIR; translated from the coding sequence ATGAAAGAATTGATAGAATATATATTGCAATTTGGCACACTAAACAAACAACAAATAGATCTTATAATAAGTAAATCAAAAGAATTAACCCTTCAAAAAGACGACTATTTTTCTGAAGCAGGAAAAGTGCCCAAACAAGTTGGCTTTGTTGTAAAAGGAGTTGTTCGTGGTTGTTATTATAACAACAAAGGAGAGGAGGTTACACGATGCTTTATTAGTGAAAATAGTTTGATGGTAGACTATGTCAATTTTGAGGCAGATACAGTTTCTTCAGAATATTTGCAGGCTTGTACCGATTGCAAACTCGTTGTGTTTTCAAAACAAAATTGGGAAGAACTTTCTCAAATTATCGTTGGTTGGGACCACATAAAAAACAAAATGGTGCAAATATGTATGTATGAAAAATCTAGAAAAGGTCCTGTAATTTCTCAAGATGCTACGACACGTTATTTGGAATTTATGGAAAATTATCCATCACTTATTAACCGAGTTCCATTAATACATATTGCATCTTACTTAGGTGTCACACAGCAATCATTAAGCAGAATACGCAAAAACATTCGTTAA